The DNA sequence ttaaaataaaattagaaaaataatatctaAGTCATCTAATTTTAAGCCACTTATTTAGATTTCTCTATGTCCATCCTATCATTATATTATTTCCCCCCTCCCCCtaagaaaagagaaatcaaCTTTCAACATTTTGTTTATTCTTGAATTAGCTCTATCATTTAACATTTTTGCCAATATAATATCATATGATTagtagataattttatttgttcagCATGTAATCATACATTTTATTCCTGATCCAtgcaataaaaacatatctattCTTAGAGATCAATCCCTTAGATTCATTCACAAGTCTTAATTTATGATTACTTGATTcacctaaaaaaaatctttttttatattatccgTATGATAATTTGTCCATCCCAATTCAATAAATAGACAAAGAACTTAACTGGAAAGAATATTCTGCCAATAGAAATGTCCAAGAAGTTGTTAAACAGGTTGCCAAAAATGCGTTAAGCTAGTAGCAAGAAATGGAACTCACTACTAATGAATGAGAATCAAATAATTCAGAAAGAGATGGAGCgcttaaaatactatttttgtCGTCAAGCTTTTATTAACCAAATCATCACacattatattttaacaattaagAAAAGTCTTTCCattctttaacaaaaaaaaaaaaaagaaacaatatgAAATTGAAACATCATTTTAGCATTAACAAGAATGATAATTCTCTCTCACAATACCAAGTTGTCTGAATCGATTTTTATGGACCCACAAAGACAAAGACACTTGAGCTTTACAGTGTCCTAAGCCATTGATCTGTGTCTTATCTATCTAGTTGTGTGTACAgtgttgttgttttcttttttgttgtgtcTCGAACTCAATTATTCAAAGTCAATATCAACGGTTCAAGATCAAGTTAACGTGCACCCCAATTTAagtctttgatttttctttgatttgtcTTCCCACAGATCACAACAACGCTCTCACGCACTAGTTTGACCTCTTTGCTGTTTGCACTTTTGGTTCCTCCTCTTCCACCTCACCGATCCACACAGGTTGGAGACcagaaaaaaaggataaaaagttaccttttatttatttattttgtgttggGGAATGAGAAAAAGTGACCCTTATATTTATATAACGGTAATTTGGAAATGAGTGGTAGTTAGGAGGCTCAGAAAGACTATCCAGCTGAATTTTGCATGTGGGGGTTTCTGTTAAGTCAAGTTTCTTCAAGATCGTTGTCAAAGTGAGGGATAGGAAGACCCAGAAGCGCTTTGAGAAAGGTATGACTCAATTTCTGAGTTCCCATTTGAGAATTTAATGTGAGTTGAGGAATTTTCTTTGAGTGGTTCCTTAGTGGAAATGGGGGAGGTCATGTTTGTTCTTTATTGTGGCATTTCATGTTTTGGAATGGTAAAGTTAGGAGCTTTGTTGAGGATACTCAATGGGGTGGGTTTGGTGTTAGAAACTTTATGTTCTGATTGATGTAAGCTGAATGTGTAGTAAAATTTTGGTGATGTCTATGTTGATGTTATGATTGATGGTTTTAGGGGGTTATCTGTCAAGGATTTCCACGGGTTGGCGGTGTTTTGTGTGTTGAATTTGTTAGAAAACTCTGGATCTCGTATGCTTTCTGTTGTTAAGATTGGAATAGATGCTTCATTTGAGGAATTAATTACCTTTCTgttgaaataaaaattgtattttgaaATGAACTGCTATTGAGTTTAGCTTTTCTAGTGGTGATTTATGCATGTATAAAGAATGTGGAGAGGAAATGTCACGGATGTTCTCTATTTGTATGTGTGGGAGAAACATGGAAGCTTTGATtgtggtgtttttttttgttgttgagtaGATGTTGATGAATTTGGAGAGTGGAGGAAAATGCTAGTAGTGAGTTGTAGAAAAAGATGTTTCAATCTTTTTGCTTCTTGCCATACACTCTTGAGGTCTGCAGTGTCAGGAAAAGTGAGAGAAGGTGAGGTGAGGAAATTAATATAAAGATGAAATGCTACATGTTTGAGGTCTTGAAAttcatataaaatgaaaaggtGAACGAAagaaacttgtaaaaaaaacagACTAGGTTAATTgatcctaaaaatataaataccctaatgccattgaaaaaaaaatcctacagtaccttttattttgtactttcttttatttgcaTTTCTTCAATTCCATATTCTTTTGTATACAGCAGCAATTTTTTGTCTTTCCACCGTGGAATTGAAGGGAAAAACATAAGCATACCAAtgctttctttttatgttttcagtGAACACTGCCAATAAAAGAGAGCATACAAATTCTTTGCTATTCCTTCATCAATTccctcctcctcaaccttctaTAAATGATCAAATCATTCTAGACTCTAGAGGAGTTGTGTGAACTTTAGAAGTAATCTATGCATAGGAAGTAGGAACTATAGGCCTGCTAATTACTAACTGCTAACTATTGTTGTTTTCCTTTAGCAGCATTCATTAATGTTAGAGATTCCCTTAATTAGCTAGTGAATTATAcactatcttttttatttatgttgttgTGTTAACACACAAAATatagttgttttgtttcttccaCAAAAGATCTCATTTTTACCTTACTGTTGGACCAGCGGCCTCAATAACTTGCACTTACTTTCAGGACTTCCTGCTAGTTGCTGAACCACAAGATACAGACTAGCAATGGATGAACTAGCTAATAAAATTCAAGATGAATTTTATGGTATAGATGCAGCTTTTGGAGAACCCTACTCACTGCGGGGGTTCTCAACTAAAGAAAATGATGTGCAAGAAATATCCCTGCAAGCTTTAACAGATATAGACCATCGCTTAGCCTATTTTTCGGAGAAGCTGGTGAACTTGCATGTGCTTTATATTTATCTATTGGCCGAGGAAAGTGATCTTGAAGCAATGGATTCAACGAATAACTGCATCTTGGCCAACTTATTTGAGAAGGCAATGACATTTGATCTATTGTCTGGCATTTTAGATTCTGAGGTAAGAGAGCTGGACAGTTTCATGGACACTCTCCAAGAAGAAATTGTTGATGCTcgtcataaaatattttcatgcaAACATTTGACTGAGGTTTTCTTTATGATGGACAAAAAATTGCATGACTCTGAAGAGTCTGTGAAGCAGTTTCAACAGCAGTTATTGGAGTTGAAAATGCAGTCATCCCAGTTACAGAAAACCATTGAGGCTTTTCGACATGAGAATTGtaagttgaaatttttactcaaaatatttttgttcaacATATTTATTCTGAGGATACAGTCCTTTTCCAAGTTTTGGATGACTGTTTACTTTTCTTAGTCATCCATGTCAACAGGCGAAGCGGGGAAGGCCTTGAATTTATCAGGAAATGGTCAACTGACAAATGTGAAAGCAAAATCCAATGAACAGATGGTTGAACAACGAAGATATATTCTGCGAATGCTTGAGAAATCTCTAGCAAGGGAACTCGAGCTTGAAAGGAAGTTAGCAGAGTCAAGAAACAATGAAGACCTAAAGTTGAAACTCCATTACACAGAACAAGTGGCATTTTATATGGAAGAAGCTGCAGAAGTAGTTTGGGGAAGATTTCTAGAGGCAGACAATACCACAGAGGTGTTAATGGGGATTTCTAAAGGTATAATGGGACGCCTTCAAGTAACTGAGTTCAACCTCAATGGTTCTATGCAACGAGAAAATGAGCTGAGATCAAAAGTTCAAATTTTGATAGATCAACTCAAGGCTAAAGATGCTGCTTTAGAGAAGCTTGAGAAATGTAATGTTGAGAGTGTTAAGGAAAAATCTGAGGTGTTGGCTTTAAGGGAAAAGGTGAAATTTCTTGAGGAAGAGCAAAAAGAATTTGAGCTTCAGATAAATAATGTGACTGCAGAGAATGAAGCATGTCACGAACACCTAATTGAAATGGAAAATTTTGTTGACTCTTTGAAAGAAAGCATTGACATAGCAGAAAATCGGGCTGAGAGTGCAGAAGCAAAGGTTACACAGTTAACTGAGACCAACTTGGAACTTACTGAAGAGGTGAGTTTTCTTAAAGGGAGTGCCAGTACTGCAGAGAAAAAGGTTGGTTCACTTGAGAAGCAACTAAGGGAATTAGATATCCAACTACAAAATGCAAAGGCATCTTCTGAAGCAAGTCAAGAACAGCAGAACATGTTATACACAGCTATATGGGATATGGAAATATTGATTGAAGAGCTAAAATCAAAGGTTGCAAAAGCTGAAACTAATAAAGAAAGTGCTGCAGAGCAATGCTTTGTGCTGTCTGAAACTAACTTGGAACTTAATAAAGAATTGGATCTCCTTAGGTCCAGAACAGTAAGCTTGAAAACATCTTTGGATCAAGCTAGCAATACAAGATCATCAAGGGCAAAAGAAATTGATTGTAAAGCTAAGCTTATCATGGATATGGTAATGCAACTAGCCTCTGAAAGAGAGCGCATCAATAACCAGGTAATGAGTtgataaatttctaattttgaACTCTAGCTTCGATGtttcttttaacaaaaaaactagTATTTTGGGCCTTTAAGGATATGTGTGTACTCAATTGAGTTCCCtagagattgattttataaaatgaaacatttaattTATCCAAGTTTGGTCCTTCTGTGCTTATTTCGTGCAATTTTTTGTTATCTCAACTGGTTATGCTAGGACTGAATTGAAatgaactaaaatatttaatgtctaAATTGTTGAAAATTATACCCTGCAGAACACAATTGAGAAAAGTGTAGATGACATATACCCATTACTTAGTTAGATACTATAATAATtggagttagttagttagttgagGGCTggaataattagaaaaataaggaatgtttcctataaataggaagAGGGGTTGAGAGGAGTAGTTAATCAATTGGAGGGTTAATATTGCGTCTAGGGAGAGTCCTGGATCTCTCGAATATCCATGAAAATTGTGCATTCTTTCTGTTCATCAATAACAGTATGTTCTTTGTGTGCTCAACCTGAACAAGTTTCTATCAGTATATTGTAAGGACCAAAATAGTTTCTCTCCATCTTTATAGTTTCCCTAGCATATTAAAATGTATCTAAGCGAATTATCTTCAGTATACCTGAATCAGAATTTCCAATCAGGACTGTAACGGTTTATGGGTAGTTATACTGAAAGGAACAAGTGGAGATAGTTAACTTTATGGTAGCCATCAGTTTTAATCTCTATATTTTGCATAATTAATATAGGgaataaattagtaatttttccTTGAAAGAAAGAAGGATACCCAAAAAGTAACATGATCATTTTCAAGTTATGATTGTGTATTTAGTacaagttttaatttttcttcaaaatagtATGGATTTATTATTCAACTTTTGCTGAGCAATGATACACTAACAGGGATATTAACACTCTTATCACTATGTTCATCCTGCAGTTACATGCTTTAAAACAGGAAAATAAACATTTGGTAGAAAAGTTAAAGAATACTAAAATTGATGCCTCTTTAGATGCATCCAACAATGGACTAAATAACAGAAATGAAGATCAAGCTTCCAACAATGACTCGAGCAATGATAACTCTGCTAAATCATCAGATGAAGAAGGAATAGATCACTTTaataagacatttcaggcagGTACTTTTTTTGTCATCCTAATCTCTTTAGTTGATACTTGATATGCTTATATGATGCTGATAGGTGATAGCTGGGTGTTAAATTTAATTGTTCTTTTAATGACGCTGCATGTAGGActaatgcttttatttttacaaaactaGTGCCTTGACAAGCATTTACATACATGCCTATCGTCTCAatccatgtttttattttattcagagAGTAAAAATTGGAAACAAAACTAGTAATAAAACCTCATAATTATTCCACTAACGGCCCACTCTTTTGGGTATGCTTTTGCATTTTATAGGTAGGGGGGACTACAGACCATACCAAAGTTTTGGTATATCATGGTTATTTCATAATTTTCGCAATTAACTGAAGCttaacaaaatattatctatacctgcataataaaagaaaatgtaataCTTAACATATCATTATTCCactttgctttttatttttattttttctatgtgCTAATTACATGATGCACTCTGGTTGGCCATATATGAAAGACATGATTATTTAGAACTGTATTGGTGATACATAAGTATACTTTGAGCCTTCCGGGGTTCTTCTACTTGTCCATTATTCTATTGCATGCATATTGGAATCTCTTGGTGGTACCCAAAGATGAAACATATGGTAAATGATAAAAGGAATATTCTTTTATGTATGTGATGACTGATGAGAATATAGAAACAATTGACCCTTGTTTAACCACTCCAAAGTAACTTAAAGCTAAATAGTTCTTGGCTAACACCTGATTTACCATACACAGGTAGAATTGATGAATGCATATAAGCTGTCTCTAGGTTTCTATGGTTTTCAGTTATGTTTGTTTAAGAACTTGGATGAATATGTAAGTCAATGAACTTTCTGGTCATCATTGTAGATTTTGTCTCCCATttagtgttttattttattcaacaaaTAACTTTACAATTATTAAGACAATATAATGTTTGTATTAATATTGGATTTCCtctatttctttatttcttgtCATTCATCTTTCTTTGCCTCTATAATATAATTACCCTCTCTGCCTGAATACACTAGTGGCATGACATGAGTCTACGAACCCTGGTTCTCCCTTCTCAAACTATTTTCTGCCTCTCATGCTATAATCAGAATATAAACATAAGAAAACTTACTtcgaattttaaattatctgtGAAAAGTTAAACAATTCTTATCCTGATCGCATTTGCATTCTTTAAATTAATGGTGCTTGCAATGGTAATTCACAGAATTGAGCAAAATGCCCAGCATGAATCAATAACTAGTCATTTCTCTCAATCGTTTACTTTCTACCATCATTGAAATAGCCACCCTAAATGGATTTTGTATATTGCTGTGGTCAGATCACAAAATGGAGAATTTAACCTTGCAATTGCATTGATAGAATAAAAAGCTAATTTAGAGGTCCAAACTTATTTTTGCTTAGATCCTAAAACCTTCCCCCTTTCTTGGTTTCTATTTTTAGGTGGATGAAGAAGGTGCAAGCTCCGTAACTCGAGTAACATCATCTATTTCAGCAGATAAGCCTGCAAATTGGAGAAACTTGACATTTCTTTCAGTAGCAATGTTTGTCCCACTGATTTCTGTGCTAGCCTTCTGGTGGTTTGACAAAGGaaacatttttctttccaaaagctTTTGATTGCTAAGTTATGACCTAGCATATAGAAAAATTTGCTGTTTGTGCAGTTGTGCTTCCCTCAAGTCCTTAGCTTATGTATTGTTATTGTATATTCATGTGATCTTAGGTGGTTGTAAGCTAATATTATAATTGAATTGGAGGTGTGTTTCTATCATGAGTGCTGAACAAATGTAGAGTTTTGTGTTTGATAAAGGTGCAAATGATGAAGATATATGCTTAAGATGTGCAATAATCATGGAAAAATCCATTGTTGAGAGGTGTAAAAATCATGTAGAGTTAAGAAGACTAAGGGAAGTTGGATATGATGTTTGATTTTAGGTGGGTCTTCAATGCCGTTGAGGTAGTTCAGGCAAGGAGAAAGTTTGTTTAGGCAAGAGctgttggaaaatatttttattataatttaaaatttaaagaaaaaatattttctttttctcagtcagtttttcttttaattcaagataaaaaaaaatcatatcttttaTTCCTATCTTTTAGGAATTGTGTTTGACTGAGCCTTTAGTCTTTAGTCTTTCCGTTGGAAGCCTTTTAGCACGTTaagatttttattatgtttgttattGTTTTGTCGTTGCAAGTTGTGATAAATTCGGGGCTACATATTTGGTGGTTATTTATTTTGCTTATAAATAACTCCCTTTTGaggataaaaaacaaaaactagagacacacatacataaaataaacaCCGGATATTTTAgctatttcttataaaattctattataaaaaaaattgtttttgagtATAGATGTTCTTTGGTTCGGAGATTCTTTGTTCCACATCATCTTGATCTTGTGAGATAAATTTTTAACAGTGAaatgttttctctctaaggacaACCTTTGTTTCAACCCAGGTATTTTTAAACCGTtcctatattatatttattctttataataatTGATTGTAAAAGCATTTTATGTGTTTTAATTATAGGTGAGATTATAACACTGCTATATTTGTTGTTTCTAGCTTCCTAATTCTTTATGGCACAAGAGCTATCTTGAGCACTTTATCTTGGGATACGCGTTAATAGCACAAGAAATACGTACAATGCAGCAAAGTTCCCTCAGCAAAGCATGGTTTCCGTTTCGTGATGGTTATAGTCTATGCCCTTAGTGCCATTATGCATAATAATTAACTAAAGAACAAGGATTCCCTAAAAAAAACACCAaagaacaaggaaaaaaaatatttgaaaatgatatgataaaaaCA is a window from the Glycine max cultivar Williams 82 chromosome 2, Glycine_max_v4.0, whole genome shotgun sequence genome containing:
- the LOC100784341 gene encoding WPP domain-interacting tail-anchored protein 2 isoform X1, yielding MDELANKIQDEFYGIDAAFGEPYSLRGFSTKENDVQEISLQALTDIDHRLAYFSEKLVNLHVLYIYLLAEESDLEAMDSTNNCILANLFEKAMTFDLLSGILDSEVRELDSFMDTLQEEIVDARHKIFSCKHLTEVFFMMDKKLHDSEESVKQFQQQLLELKMQSSQLQKTIEAFRHENCEAGKALNLSGNGQLTNVKAKSNEQMVEQRRYILRMLEKSLARELELERKLAESRNNEDLKLKLHYTEQVAFYMEEAAEVVWGRFLEADNTTEVLMGISKGIMGRLQVTEFNLNGSMQRENELRSKVQILIDQLKAKDAALEKLEKCNVESVKEKSEVLALREKVKFLEEEQKEFELQINNVTAENEACHEHLIEMENFVDSLKESIDIAENRAESAEAKVTQLTETNLELTEEVSFLKGSASTAEKKVGSLEKQLRELDIQLQNAKASSEASQEQQNMLYTAIWDMEILIEELKSKVAKAETNKESAAEQCFVLSETNLELNKELDLLRSRTVSLKTSLDQASNTRSSRAKEIDCKAKLIMDMVMQLASERERINNQLHALKQENKHLVEKLKNTKIDASLDASNNGLNNRNEDQASNNDSSNDNSAKSSDEEGIDHFNKTFQVDEEGASSVTRVTSSISADKPANWRNLTFLSVAMFVPLISVLAFWWFDKGNIFLSKSF
- the LOC100784341 gene encoding WPP domain-interacting tail-anchored protein 2 isoform X2, which encodes MDELANKIQDEFYGIDAAFGEPYSLRGFSTKENDVQEISLQALTDIDHRLAYFSEKLVNLHVLYIYLLAEESDLEAMDSTNNCILANLFEKAMTFDLLSGILDSEVRELDSFMDTLQEEIVDARHKIFSCKHLTEVFFMMDKKLHDSEESVKQFQQQLLELKMQSSQLQKTIEAFRHENCEAGKALNLSGNGQLTNVKAKSNEQMVEQRRYILRMLEKSLARELELERKLAESRNNEDLKLKLHYTEQVAFYMEEAAEVVWGRFLEADNTTEVLMGISKGIMGRLQVTEFNLNGSMQRENELRSKVQILIDQLKAKDAALEKLEKCNVESVKEKSEVLALREKVKFLEEEQKEFELQINNVTAENEACHEHLIEMENFVDSLKESIDIAENRAESAEAKVTQLTETNLELTEEVSFLKGSASTAEKKVGSLEKQLRELDIQLQNAKASSEASQEQQNMLYTAIWDMEILIEELKSKVAKAETNKESAAEQCFVLSETNLELNKELDLLRSRTVSLKTSLDQASNTRSSRAKEIDCKAKLIMDMVMQLASERERINNQLHALKQENKHLVEKLKNTKIDASLDASNNGLNNRNEDQASNNDSSNDNSAKSSDEEGIDHFNKTFQAGG